One stretch of Paramormyrops kingsleyae isolate MSU_618 chromosome 4, PKINGS_0.4, whole genome shotgun sequence DNA includes these proteins:
- the LOC111850881 gene encoding bucky ball-like, whose protein sequence is MEEGNNAPHTMGNGQSQQNPVHHTRPFFYVQPPPQLYYTYQWHMFNPYGQFGYPGSGLHFGRPYVSSIPYMQYPGYVIPHAPLHPVEYRRMSNPYMPPPAAYDVRFCHDEGRGRRETACSEVQTETSERLNELLEGLGKLEVREAVGSGKQLDSGVVSPDSDICFWEDRRKCVGQDEGHVPMVTELSDAPPQPPIILPSDSVEGARDMQSRQSGLKNVAQRQEWCVTAAVLPFDGSSVREDAVLAETTESAQICLLAKTGLSAGPGDCEQRLGMCNQTGCGANAQCERMVLQSTTEGCKDPAKRSADSIWPSSECLPSHHTTSWLDKAAVLLGNGETSKAPPPAGAADVGAAGQPALDFEDLPYRILRLPFDKVTPIGLSQEDNPLWCVDQLTTFIPPASYLSSINNAYYSYYPQTAQERQSILSPSLDELSSRDEVFSTDLEDMDLIPGHVYMAGGEMADGICSTEDPPGELALGSSSEEECSVCSRNTCATCGTTLSKTKWSKLCSPGRCSEKGDTDEEMGDVCGSERDIPDTLKVTVKKSHMTKRSQPHGQQASRQKSKKGCCERPEDPAKKYKEQESRSAQSKPHLEGQWKECTVASDQESWESCSIKGRPKTCKRYHSSHGQERSSHKRPSCKNFGHQRTRRNDPDEGDFPLFHRGRGSTKRRGTRS, encoded by the exons ATGGAAG aaGGAAATAATGCTCCACACACTATGGGAAATGGGCAGTCGCAACAGAACCCGGTGCATCACACTAGACCATTTTTCTATGTTCAACCACCACCTCAACTTTATTATACGTACCAGTGGCATATGTTTAACCCGTACGGGCAGTTTGGCTACCCTGGATCAG GTCTCCATTTTGGACGTCCGTACGTATCTTCTATACCATACATGCAGTATCCAGGATATGTCATCCCTCACGCACCTTTACACCCAGTTGAGTACAGACGAATGTCCAATCCGTACATGCCACCTCCGGCAGCTTACGATGTGAGGTTCTGCCACGATGAAGGCCGTGGGCGGCGGGAGACTGCTTGCTCAGAGGTCCAGACAGAGACCAGTGAAAGGCTAAACGAGCTGCTTGAAGGTCTAGGTAAACTTGAGGTGCGCGAGGCAGTCGGCTCTGGGAAGCAACTGGATTCTGGTGTGGTTTCGCCTGACTCCGACATCTGCTTTTGGGAAGACAGGCGAAAGTGTGTTGGGCAGGATGAGGGGCATGTACCCATGGTGACGGAGCTGTCGGATGCTCCTCCGCAACCACCCATCATACTACCCAGTGACTCCGTGGAAGGTGCCCGTGACATGCAGTCGAGACAAAGCGGTCTGAAGAATGTGGCGCAGCGGCAGGAGTGGTGCGTGACGGCTGCTGTCCTGCCCTTTGACGGCTCCTCTGTTCGTGAGGATGCCGTGCTGGCAGAAACCACGGAATCAGCACAAATCTGCCTCCTGGCAAAGACTGGACTTTCTGCTGGGCCAGGAGATTGTGAACAAAGACTCGGCATGTGCAACCAGACAGGTTGTGGGGCAAATGCTCAATGTGAGCGCATGGTGTTACAAAGTACAACTGAGGGCTGCAAGGACCCAGCTAAGCGGAGTGCTGATTCTATCTGGCCTTCGTCGGAATGCCTGCCGTCCCACCATACTACCAGCTGGCTTGACAAGGCAGCGGTCTTGCTGGGAAATGGTGAGACCAGCAAGGCGCCACCTCCAGCAGGTGCAGCTGATGTAGGTGCTGCTGGGCAGCCAGCCCTCGACTTTGAAGATCTACCTTACCGGATCCTTCGATTACCATTTGACAAGGTAACCCCAATTGGGCTGTCGCAGGAGGACAACCCATTATGGTGTGTGGACCAGTTGACAACATTTATCCCTCCAGCTAGTTATTTGTCTTCGATTAATAATGCTTATTATAGCTACTACCCTCAAACTGCCCAGGAGCGGCAGAGTATCCTTAGTCCATCTTTGGATGAGCTCTCCTCACGGGATGAAGTGTTCTCCACTGATCTGGAAGATATGGATTTGATTCCAGGTCATGTGTACATGGCAGGAGGTGAGATGGCAGATGGCATATGTTCCACTGAGGATCCCCCAGGTGAGTTGGCGCTTGGGAGCTCATCTGAGGAGGAGTGCTCTGTGTGCTCGAGGAACACTTGTGCCACCTGTGGCACTACCCTGTCCAAAACGAAATGGAGCAAACTGTGCTCTCCTGGACGCTGTTCTGAAAAAGGGGACACGGATGAAGAGATGGGGGATGTCTGTGGCAGTGAAAGGGACATTCCTGACACTCTGAAGGTTACCGTGAAGAAGTCGCATATGACTAAGCGCTCACAGCCTCATGGCCAACAGGCCTCTAGACAGAAATCTAAGAAGGGCTGTTGTGAAAGACCAGAGGACCCAGCTAAGAAGTACAAGGAGCAGGAATCAAGAAGCGCTCAATCTAAACCTCACTTGG AAGGACAGTGGAAAGAGTGCACTGTGGCATCTGACCAGGAGAGCTGGGAGAGCTGTAGCATTAAAGGACGACCCAAGACCTGCAAACGATATCATTCATCACATGGACAAG AGAGATCCTCTCACAAAAGGCCTTCCTGCAAGAATTTTGGGCATCAAAGAACCCGAAGGAATGACCCTGATGAGGGGGATTTCCCTCTATTTCACAGGGGCAGAG GGTCCACCAAGAGAAGAGGCACCAGATCCTAA